A genomic region of Deltaproteobacteria bacterium contains the following coding sequences:
- a CDS encoding enoyl-CoA hydratase/isomerase family protein produces MAAIEFELDDGVAVLTMNDGENRFNLPFLKAFLHALDQIEDTDARALVVTASHEKIFSNGIDLDWLMPYIKKGDRDIATDFFYAMNRLFKRILLYPMPTIAAISGHAFAGGAIMSCAFDFRFMRSDRGFFCFPEVDLGIPFLPGMIALISKAIPRYKMEELHYTGKRATAEECEAHHIITRACHIDDLMNEALSFAKGFNKRREVIAEMKQRMYLDIVHAFDIKDPPVISSGMFYV; encoded by the coding sequence ATGGCCGCGATAGAATTCGAACTGGATGACGGGGTAGCGGTGTTGACCATGAATGACGGGGAGAATCGGTTTAATCTGCCCTTTCTGAAGGCATTTCTCCACGCACTGGATCAAATCGAGGATACCGACGCCCGTGCGCTGGTAGTGACCGCTTCCCATGAAAAGATATTCTCCAATGGGATCGACCTGGACTGGCTGATGCCTTACATCAAAAAAGGCGACCGGGATATTGCCACAGATTTCTTTTATGCCATGAACCGTCTCTTCAAGCGGATCCTCCTCTACCCGATGCCGACCATTGCGGCCATATCGGGTCATGCCTTTGCAGGGGGCGCCATTATGAGCTGTGCCTTTGATTTTCGATTCATGCGCTCTGATCGGGGCTTCTTCTGCTTTCCCGAGGTCGATCTGGGGATCCCGTTCCTTCCAGGGATGATCGCGCTCATCAGTAAGGCCATCCCCCGGTACAAGATGGAGGAACTTCATTATACAGGGAAGAGGGCAACGGCCGAGGAGTGCGAGGCCCATCACATCATCACCAGGGCATGCCACATAGATGACCTCATGAACGAGGCCCTTTCCTTTGCAAAGGGATTCAACAAGCGGAGAGAGGTGATTGCCGAGATGAAACAGCGGATGTACCTCGATATTGTCCATGCATTCGATATAAAGGATCCGCCGGTGATTTCCTCGGGCATGTTTTACGTATGA
- a CDS encoding ATP-binding protein yields MPEIFSPARIEHLKRLIQFVAGHAETAGFAIHRIKEIELAAEEVLVNIFNYAYPDMAGDVSITCRAENGRLILEFSDTGVPFNILDVPAPDVTADIHNRRVGGLGVFLVKEMSDEAWYRREGDRNILRLIFHKHLQGAEGQERTGEVQKIERRVVQHGRDRIRTG; encoded by the coding sequence ATGCCAGAGATATTCTCGCCGGCCAGGATAGAGCATCTGAAACGGCTGATCCAGTTTGTGGCCGGTCATGCGGAAACGGCCGGATTTGCGATCCATCGGATCAAGGAGATAGAGTTGGCCGCTGAGGAGGTCCTCGTCAATATCTTCAACTATGCCTATCCCGACATGGCGGGAGATGTTTCGATTACGTGTCGGGCAGAGAATGGCAGACTGATACTGGAATTTTCCGACACAGGGGTTCCCTTCAATATCCTGGATGTTCCGGCCCCGGATGTCACCGCAGATATCCATAACAGACGCGTGGGGGGGTTGGGCGTGTTTTTGGTAAAAGAGATGTCAGACGAGGCCTGGTATCGGCGGGAAGGAGACCGCAATATCCTGAGGTTGATCTTTCATAAACATCTCCAGGGGGCTGAGGGACAGGAGCGCACCGGCGAAGTTCAAAAAATAGAGAGGAGAGTGGTGCAACATGGCCGCGATAGAATTCGAACTGGATGA
- a CDS encoding STAS domain-containing protein encodes MEIKNTGREKDRFIIAVSGRMDAVTASEFETRLLEWINSGEIHLIVDLGELEYISSAGLRSILTIAKKLKAKQGEIVLCSLRDTVKEVFEISGFSTIIPICESADAAIKEI; translated from the coding sequence ATGGAAATAAAGAATACCGGCAGGGAAAAGGATCGTTTCATCATTGCCGTCAGCGGAAGGATGGATGCGGTAACGGCCTCGGAATTTGAAACCCGCCTGTTGGAATGGATTAACAGCGGGGAGATCCATCTCATCGTTGATTTGGGGGAACTTGAATATATCAGCAGCGCAGGGCTTCGAAGCATCCTGACCATTGCCAAGAAGCTGAAGGCGAAACAGGGGGAAATCGTGCTTTGCTCCCTTCGTGATACGGTCAAAGAGGTATTCGAAATCTCCGGATTCAGCACGATCATTCCAATCTGCGAATCCGCAGACGCCGCCATCAAAGAGATATAG
- the hisI gene encoding phosphoribosyl-AMP cyclohydrolase — MVEKKESPIRLDFAKGGGLLPAIAQDFETGKVLMLAYINEAAWQKTLDSGEAHYWSRTRQEIWHKGGTSGHVQKIREVYADCDNDTVLFRVDQIGGAACHTGRETCFHQRVARDGSVIVVGKKIFDPEKVYGK; from the coding sequence ATGGTTGAAAAGAAAGAAAGCCCCATCAGGCTGGATTTTGCCAAAGGCGGAGGCCTGTTGCCGGCCATTGCACAGGACTTTGAAACCGGGAAGGTGTTGATGCTCGCCTATATTAACGAAGCCGCATGGCAAAAGACATTGGACAGCGGAGAGGCCCATTACTGGAGCCGCACGCGCCAGGAGATCTGGCACAAGGGGGGCACCTCGGGCCATGTTCAGAAAATCAGGGAGGTTTATGCGGACTGCGACAATGACACGGTCCTCTTCAGGGTGGACCAGATCGGTGGGGCCGCCTGCCATACGGGCCGTGAGACCTGCTTTCATCAGCGGGTGGCGCGTGACGGCAGCGTCATCGTGGTCGGGAAAAAAATATTTGATCCGGAAAAGGTATACGGGAAATGA
- the hisG gene encoding ATP phosphoribosyltransferase — protein sequence MNRLKFGIPKGSLQNATIHLFEKSGWRINVNGRSYFPDINDEEIECAICRAQEMSRYVENGTLDAGLTGRDWIEENESDVVMVDDLVYSKVSQKPARWVLAVPADSRIERLEDLKGKKIATELVHFTKRFFAERHIDVKVEFSWGATEAKVVSGLADAIVEVTETGSTIKAHGLKILYDLMETNTQLIANRTAYQDPWKKAKIGQVILLLKGALRAENMVALKMNLPREHVEEVIRILPSLNAPTVAGLYNSDWVSVETVVDARVVRDLIPQLMSAGAQGIIEYSLNKVI from the coding sequence ATGAACAGATTGAAATTCGGCATCCCCAAGGGGAGCCTGCAGAATGCAACGATTCATCTCTTTGAAAAATCAGGGTGGCGGATCAATGTAAATGGCCGGAGCTATTTTCCGGATATTAATGATGAAGAAATCGAATGCGCCATCTGCCGGGCCCAGGAGATGTCCAGGTATGTTGAAAACGGCACGCTGGATGCGGGGCTGACCGGAAGGGACTGGATAGAGGAAAACGAATCCGACGTGGTGATGGTGGACGACCTGGTCTACTCCAAGGTCAGCCAGAAGCCCGCCCGATGGGTCCTGGCCGTGCCGGCCGACTCCCGGATTGAGCGGCTGGAAGATCTTAAGGGGAAGAAGATCGCCACCGAACTGGTCCATTTCACGAAGCGGTTTTTTGCGGAGAGACATATCGACGTGAAGGTGGAGTTCTCATGGGGGGCCACCGAGGCAAAGGTGGTTTCGGGCCTTGCGGATGCCATTGTCGAGGTGACGGAGACCGGGAGCACCATCAAGGCCCACGGCCTCAAGATCCTCTACGACCTGATGGAGACCAACACCCAGTTGATCGCCAATCGGACCGCCTACCAGGATCCCTGGAAAAAGGCCAAGATCGGGCAGGTCATTCTCCTGCTCAAGGGCGCCCTTCGGGCGGAGAACATGGTGGCCCTCAAGATGAATCTGCCCCGGGAACATGTGGAGGAGGTCATCCGTATCCTTCCGAGTCTGAATGCCCCCACCGTGGCCGGGTTGTACAATTCCGACTGGGTATCGGTGGAGACCGTTGTCGATGCAAGGGTGGTTCGGGATCTGATCCCGCAGCTCATGAGTGCCGGGGCCCAGGGGATCATTGAGTATTCCCTGAATAAGGTGATCTGA
- a CDS encoding pyridoxal phosphate-dependent aminotransferase, with translation MDRITKKASEIPPFIVMDILERAHALEREGRHIIHLEIGEPDFPTPACICDAACEAIRKGETHYTHSLGLIELREAICAHYLEKYGVTVEPDRILVSSGTSPALFLIFAALLETGDEILMSDPHYPCYPNFAAFLGGRAVPIRAEEEEGFQLRPEEIRKKIGPKTRAVLINSPSNPTGNLLSADRMAEIAGLGPPVISDEIYHGLVYGEKEHSILEFTDNAFVLNGFSKLYAMTGWRLGYLIAPRNFVRPLQKMQQNFYISAGSVSQWAGIAALTKAGPDVERMKAVYDERRRYMIQRVRGLGFGLKVEPAGAFYMLANARHLTESSYDLAFEILEKVGVGVSPGVDFGQNAEGFLRFSYANSLENIKEGLDRIEAFLGQR, from the coding sequence ATGGATAGAATAACAAAAAAAGCCAGTGAGATCCCCCCCTTTATCGTGATGGACATCCTTGAACGGGCCCATGCGCTGGAAAGGGAGGGACGGCATATCATCCATCTTGAGATCGGCGAGCCGGATTTCCCCACCCCCGCGTGCATCTGCGATGCGGCGTGCGAGGCCATTCGCAAGGGAGAAACCCATTATACCCACAGCCTCGGCCTCATCGAGCTGCGGGAGGCGATCTGTGCCCATTATCTTGAAAAATACGGTGTCACGGTTGAACCCGACCGAATCCTCGTCTCGTCAGGCACTTCTCCCGCCCTTTTTCTGATATTCGCCGCCCTCCTGGAGACGGGCGATGAGATCCTCATGTCTGACCCGCACTATCCCTGCTATCCCAACTTTGCAGCCTTCCTGGGCGGCCGGGCCGTCCCGATCCGGGCGGAAGAGGAAGAGGGGTTTCAACTTCGGCCTGAGGAGATCCGGAAAAAGATCGGGCCAAAGACAAGGGCCGTTCTCATCAACTCCCCCTCGAATCCCACCGGCAATCTCCTGTCGGCCGATCGGATGGCGGAGATTGCCGGCCTGGGCCCTCCCGTGATATCCGATGAGATCTATCACGGCCTGGTGTATGGAGAAAAGGAACATTCCATCCTTGAGTTTACGGACAATGCCTTTGTATTGAACGGATTTTCCAAGCTCTATGCCATGACCGGATGGCGTCTGGGGTATCTCATCGCTCCCAGGAACTTTGTCCGGCCCTTGCAGAAGATGCAGCAGAATTTCTATATCTCGGCCGGGAGCGTCTCCCAATGGGCGGGCATCGCGGCCCTCACCAAGGCGGGGCCGGATGTGGAGCGGATGAAGGCGGTCTATGATGAGCGGCGCAGGTACATGATCCAGCGGGTCCGGGGACTGGGGTTCGGTCTCAAGGTGGAGCCGGCAGGGGCCTTTTACATGCTGGCCAATGCCAGACACCTTACGGAAAGCTCCTATGATCTGGCCTTTGAGATCCTCGAAAAGGTCGGGGTCGGTGTGTCTCCGGGGGTTGATTTCGGGCAGAATGCCGAAGGGTTTCTGCGGTTTTCCTATGCCAATTCCCTCGAGAACATAAAAGAAGGTCTGGACCGGATCGAGGCATTCCTCGGGCAGCGTTGA